In the Quercus lobata isolate SW786 chromosome 5, ValleyOak3.0 Primary Assembly, whole genome shotgun sequence genome, one interval contains:
- the LOC115991296 gene encoding uncharacterized protein LOC115991296: MVRATNSPFTAAVLGCPVPLKFRLPQLEPFEGLKDPQYHVNTFKTTLGLQQPLGEILCRSFPTTLKGAPREWRQRPKRPVDYLLTIRQGEKETLRSYVKQFTRETLEVDEVDDKVQLTTFKAGLRSRDLVTSLAKNPPKMMAEILLKAQKYMNAEDALAAIKDAEKPGDKAKREDDRRGQKRDRPDR; the protein is encoded by the exons ATGGTAAGGGCTACGAATTCACCTTTCACTGCCGCGGTACTCGGATGCCCTGTACCGTTAAAGTTTCGCTTACCTCAACTTGAGCCATTCGAAGGACTAAAAGACCCCCAGTATCATGttaatacctttaagacgaCTCTAGGCCTTCAACAACCACTTGGCGAGATACTGTGTCGTTCCTTCCCGACGACTCTCAAAGGAGCCCCAAGAGAATG GAGGCAACGTCCAAAGAGGCCGGTAGACTACTTACTCACCATAagacagggagagaaggaaACTCTGAGGTCGTacgtcaaacagttcacaagggAGACTCTGGAGGTGGACGAAGTTGATGACAAGGTGCAACTGACAACCTTCAAGGCAGGGTTGAGGTCCAGAGACCTTGTGACCTCCCTCGCAAAGAACCCCCCAAAGATGATGGCGGAAATTCTCCTGAAGGCacaaaagtacatgaatgctgaagatGCTTTAGCTGCCATAAAGGATGCCGAGAAGCCAGGAGACAAGGCCAAAAGGGAAGATGACCGTAGGGGGCAGAAAAGAGATCGACCAGACCGTTGA